The following coding sequences lie in one Alicyclobacillus curvatus genomic window:
- a CDS encoding amidase (catalyzes the hydrolysis of a monocarboxylic acid amid to form a monocarboxylate and ammonia): MAEPTISALQSAMARGQLTARDLVLHYLGRIAELDKAGQKLNAILEVNPDALALAEALDAERALHGPRGPMHGIPVVVKDNIDTGDKMHTSAGSLALAESRAAEDAFVVTQLRRAGAIILGKANMTEWANFMTENMPNGFSSRGGQVLNPYGPGQLDTGGSSSGSGAAVAANLTTVAIGTETSGSILSPSSQHNIVGIKPTLGLVSRTGIIPIAHSQDTAGPMARTVRDAAILLGVIAGIDERDAATLASVGRTTSDYSVFLDSEGLRGARIGVPREGFYTKLPEDKLALMNRALEKMQDLGAEIIDPVAIPSINEPWSIDVLIYEFKADLNAYLSQLGPQAKVHSLAEVIQFNEANAEVCLKHGQTLLLSAEKTSGTLTEPEYIGARARDLYFAAKAGIDFVMKEHRLDALVFPSNWGASLPAKAGYPSITVPGGFAAGNGEPVGVTFSGLAYSEPTLLRLAYAFEQATKHRKAPEFEF; encoded by the coding sequence ATGGCAGAGCCGACGATTTCGGCGTTACAGTCGGCTATGGCGCGCGGTCAGCTGACCGCCCGCGATTTGGTACTGCATTATCTCGGCCGAATTGCCGAACTTGACAAAGCAGGTCAAAAGCTCAATGCAATTCTCGAAGTCAATCCGGATGCGCTCGCGCTGGCAGAGGCCTTGGATGCTGAGCGAGCTCTCCATGGCCCGCGCGGCCCGATGCACGGTATCCCAGTTGTTGTTAAGGACAATATTGATACCGGAGACAAGATGCACACCAGTGCCGGATCGCTTGCTCTGGCCGAATCCCGGGCAGCCGAAGATGCTTTTGTCGTCACGCAATTGCGGAGGGCTGGGGCCATCATTCTGGGAAAGGCCAACATGACTGAGTGGGCAAATTTCATGACGGAGAACATGCCAAATGGGTTTAGTTCACGGGGCGGGCAGGTTCTCAACCCGTATGGTCCGGGTCAACTAGATACCGGTGGCTCCAGTTCAGGGTCAGGAGCCGCCGTGGCAGCCAACCTGACGACGGTGGCGATTGGAACGGAAACATCTGGTTCCATTCTCAGTCCAAGCAGCCAGCATAACATTGTTGGCATCAAACCAACCCTCGGCCTTGTCAGTCGAACGGGCATCATTCCGATTGCGCACAGCCAAGACACAGCGGGACCCATGGCTCGCACGGTGCGCGATGCTGCGATTTTGCTTGGTGTCATTGCCGGAATCGACGAGAGAGATGCGGCGACCCTCGCGAGCGTCGGCCGGACAACGTCTGACTATAGTGTTTTCCTTGACAGTGAAGGTCTGCGGGGTGCACGAATTGGCGTGCCGCGAGAGGGCTTTTACACAAAGCTGCCGGAAGACAAACTCGCGCTTATGAATCGGGCACTAGAGAAAATGCAGGACTTGGGCGCGGAAATTATCGATCCGGTTGCAATTCCAAGCATCAACGAACCCTGGTCCATTGACGTGCTCATCTACGAATTCAAGGCAGACCTTAACGCGTATTTAAGTCAACTTGGGCCACAGGCGAAAGTTCACTCACTTGCAGAGGTCATTCAGTTTAACGAGGCAAACGCAGAAGTTTGTCTGAAACATGGACAGACTCTGCTCCTCTCTGCAGAGAAGACAAGTGGAACACTGACCGAGCCAGAATATATTGGAGCACGCGCAAGAGACCTGTATTTTGCGGCCAAGGCAGGCATCGACTTCGTGATGAAAGAGCATCGACTCGATGCCTTGGTATTTCCGTCAAACTGGGGTGCATCCCTGCCCGCAAAAGCTGGTTATCCGTCCATCACGGTACCAGGTGGCTTTGCTGCAGGGAACGGTGAGCCAGTTGGGGTTACTTTCAGCGGGCTCGCGTATTCGGAACCCACTCTTTTACGTCTGGCCTACGCGTTCGAACAAGCGACGAAGCACAGAAAGGCACCTGAATTCGAGTTTTGA
- a CDS encoding DedA family protein — protein MHIHIHHLLTHYGYLGVFFILMTEMIGVPFPAETTLTVAGLEWTQGVFSFWPLLAAAALGNILGSTIAYAIGAGLGRPAMVRIGRLFRLTEARLNAVEKRLASYSLPLLIAGKFIAGVRVLVPYLSGINGMRFWLFSLLNGLAAFLWAGFFIGAGRAVEVAWSHYHALLARHLMLFTVVIALMIGAYVAYRIGKRMDMTS, from the coding sequence ATGCACATTCACATTCACCATCTTCTCACACACTATGGCTATCTTGGCGTCTTCTTCATACTCATGACAGAGATGATTGGGGTACCGTTTCCGGCTGAGACGACCTTGACCGTCGCCGGGCTGGAATGGACACAAGGTGTGTTTTCGTTCTGGCCCCTGCTCGCTGCTGCAGCGCTTGGCAACATCCTCGGCTCCACCATCGCTTATGCCATCGGCGCTGGCTTGGGACGTCCGGCCATGGTTCGCATCGGCCGCTTGTTTCGACTCACTGAGGCGCGCCTGAACGCCGTCGAAAAGCGACTCGCGTCGTACAGCTTGCCGCTCCTTATTGCGGGAAAATTCATTGCTGGCGTACGTGTCCTTGTCCCTTACCTGTCAGGCATCAACGGCATGAGATTTTGGCTCTTTTCTTTGCTCAACGGACTTGCGGCATTTCTTTGGGCAGGTTTCTTTATCGGCGCCGGACGCGCAGTCGAAGTCGCTTGGTCGCATTACCACGCGCTCTTGGCACGCCATCTGATGCTTTTTACTGTCGTCATCGCCCTGATGATTGGTGCTTACGTGGCTTATCGAATTGGAAAAAGAATGGACATGACCAGTTAA
- a CDS encoding ABC transporter ATP-binding protein codes for MLLEVNQLYKSYHKRGQRVTAVSDVSFQLDGGQILGFLGPNGAGKTTTIKMIAGLIAPDDGDATIAGESVTHNGQRAIRHVGAVLEGSRNLYWRLSPLENLEYWAGLRGVGKREARIRAKDLLERFELSGKMNQTVQQLSRGMQQKVAICTALIHQPKLLLLDEPTLGLDLESSDRIQALVQTLVREQNIGVVLTTHQMDVAQTLSHRIAIISAGEIVLEGQTREVLNRFTGNAYLVELGQKPEARVRLKLEADGAVFESERSFRITVANPEDLYIVLKAIEPAPILRIVQDTADLGRVFRHYVGGQEHREL; via the coding sequence ATGCTTCTCGAGGTCAATCAATTGTACAAGTCTTATCACAAACGCGGGCAGCGCGTTACCGCTGTGAGTGATGTATCCTTTCAGCTTGACGGCGGCCAAATCCTTGGTTTTCTCGGCCCCAACGGGGCCGGAAAGACCACAACCATCAAGATGATAGCCGGGCTCATCGCACCGGACGATGGTGACGCTACCATTGCTGGCGAAAGCGTGACGCATAACGGTCAGCGGGCCATCCGTCATGTCGGTGCTGTCCTTGAAGGAAGTCGAAACCTGTATTGGCGTCTCTCACCACTCGAAAATCTAGAGTATTGGGCAGGGTTGCGTGGAGTCGGGAAACGTGAGGCTCGAATTCGTGCCAAAGACTTGCTGGAGCGCTTTGAGCTCTCCGGAAAAATGAATCAAACGGTGCAGCAGTTAAGTCGTGGTATGCAGCAAAAGGTAGCAATATGTACAGCACTCATCCATCAGCCGAAGCTGTTGCTGCTCGACGAGCCTACGCTCGGGCTTGACCTTGAGTCTTCAGACCGGATTCAGGCCCTTGTGCAGACCTTGGTACGGGAACAGAATATTGGCGTTGTATTAACCACGCATCAGATGGATGTTGCACAGACCCTGTCACATCGCATTGCCATCATTTCTGCAGGGGAGATTGTCCTCGAAGGGCAGACTCGCGAAGTTCTGAATCGCTTTACGGGAAATGCTTATCTTGTGGAACTGGGCCAGAAACCAGAGGCACGTGTCCGCTTAAAGCTCGAGGCAGATGGCGCCGTGTTTGAGAGTGAGCGGTCATTTCGAATCACCGTCGCCAATCCTGAAGACCTCTACATCGTGCTAAAAGCAATTGAACCTGCTCCAATCCTGCGTATTGTACAGGACACGGCGGATTTGGGACGCGTTTTTCGACATTATGTTGGTGGACAGGAGCATCGAGAGTTGTGA
- a CDS encoding nitronate monooxygenase — MDTLQLGDLWIHGGVKVKTRLTHLLGIDVPIIQGGLANLAYAELASAVSNAGGLGQVTATSLNSPDELRQEIRKTRALTSKPFGVNLAISQHHDVDGLLDVIIDEGVSVVSLTGGNPEPILQRLRDLPIRKLVLVAAVRQAVKAEQLGADAVMAVGQEGGGHIGRADVGTMVLVPRVVDSVSIPVVASGGIADGRGLAAALALGAEGIEMGTRFVATQECIAHAAYKQALVQGQENETVVIKRSIGAPGRVLNSKWVEAILQEESAGTTATALYPYISGNRNLLAAREGSLDDGYAWAGQSMGLIHDVPTVAELFQDMLETARVASERLTKCW, encoded by the coding sequence ATGGATACACTGCAGCTCGGAGATCTATGGATACATGGAGGTGTCAAGGTGAAAACCCGACTCACTCATCTGCTCGGTATTGACGTGCCAATCATTCAGGGAGGACTGGCAAATCTGGCGTACGCAGAACTTGCATCTGCGGTGTCAAACGCTGGTGGCCTCGGTCAAGTTACGGCGACATCTCTCAACTCGCCTGACGAACTTCGCCAAGAGATACGTAAGACCCGTGCTCTCACCTCAAAGCCGTTTGGCGTGAACCTTGCGATTAGTCAGCATCACGACGTGGATGGGCTCCTTGACGTCATTATCGACGAAGGAGTCTCTGTTGTGAGCCTAACCGGCGGGAATCCCGAGCCGATTTTACAACGCCTTCGCGACCTGCCTATTCGTAAGCTGGTCCTCGTTGCCGCTGTCAGGCAGGCGGTCAAAGCCGAACAACTGGGCGCCGACGCGGTGATGGCTGTGGGACAGGAAGGCGGCGGGCATATCGGACGTGCCGATGTCGGAACCATGGTCTTAGTTCCACGTGTCGTCGACTCCGTATCCATCCCGGTCGTGGCAAGCGGTGGGATTGCTGACGGCAGGGGTCTTGCAGCAGCCCTTGCACTTGGCGCCGAGGGGATTGAAATGGGGACAAGGTTTGTCGCGACACAAGAATGCATCGCGCATGCGGCGTACAAGCAGGCACTTGTGCAGGGACAGGAGAACGAGACGGTCGTCATCAAACGGTCGATTGGCGCTCCGGGGCGCGTTTTAAACTCCAAGTGGGTGGAAGCAATCCTACAGGAAGAATCAGCGGGTACAACAGCGACAGCCCTGTATCCGTACATCTCCGGGAACAGAAATTTGCTCGCTGCCCGCGAAGGCAGCCTTGACGACGGATATGCTTGGGCCGGCCAATCGATGGGCCTGATTCATGACGTTCCCACTGTGGCGGAATTGTTTCAAGATATGCTAGAAACCGCGCGCGTCGCGAGCGAGCGCCTGACGAAGTGCTGGTAA
- a CDS encoding DUF4031 domain-containing protein — MASDTKRSDENTMLTLKYTGSIQVSNTASGYGVRRTAYAIRITAYDDANSNQARQQRSRNKEASAGGTVIYTDGIHMISSVSLAELHDFARNTLNLPGRWFHPSPRHPHYDLLTPESLTRALEAGAVKTSSKQIVRIIHANPHLARSDDTGRV; from the coding sequence TTGGCCTCTGACACGAAGCGAAGTGACGAAAACACGATGCTTACGCTAAAATACACGGGGAGTATCCAAGTATCCAATACGGCGTCAGGATACGGCGTACGGCGTACGGCGTACGCAATACGCATTACGGCATACGATGACGCTAACAGCAACCAAGCAAGACAACAGCGAAGCAGAAATAAAGAAGCAAGTGCAGGTGGTACTGTGATTTACACCGATGGCATTCACATGATTTCTTCAGTCAGCCTTGCTGAGCTCCACGACTTCGCCCGAAACACGCTGAACCTGCCTGGTCGATGGTTTCACCCGTCACCGAGACACCCACATTACGACCTGCTCACTCCAGAATCCCTCACGCGTGCACTTGAAGCAGGTGCTGTGAAAACGTCATCAAAACAGATTGTCCGAATCATTCACGCGAATCCTCACCTGGCAAGAAGCGATGATACGGGGCGGGTATAG
- a CDS encoding OsmC family protein, producing the protein MADLGFEITLQWSGTGRAGEGTARLSNHEVTYSAPYSMGGKGVGSSPEEFLLAAVCSCYSATLFGVLKKAGLPAEQIFIKAEGTVTDYPVKSKFARIRVNPAIDGGLKANIEAYREAALTARDKCFIGKTIMGNVEYEVGEVTIN; encoded by the coding sequence CAGTGGTCCGGCACGGGGCGTGCGGGTGAAGGAACAGCACGGTTGTCAAATCATGAAGTGACGTACTCAGCTCCGTATTCGATGGGCGGCAAGGGGGTTGGGAGCAGTCCCGAGGAATTTCTGTTGGCAGCCGTCTGCTCATGTTACAGTGCAACGCTGTTTGGCGTGTTGAAAAAAGCAGGGCTTCCGGCGGAGCAGATCTTCATCAAAGCGGAAGGAACTGTCACAGATTACCCCGTGAAATCGAAATTTGCTCGAATTCGTGTCAATCCGGCGATTGACGGGGGCTTAAAAGCGAACATCGAAGCGTATCGTGAGGCTGCACTGACAGCGAGGGATAAATGTTTCATTGGCAAGACAATTATGGGTAACGTGGAGTATGAGGTCGGCGAGGTGACCATCAACTAG
- a CDS encoding DUF2249 domain-containing protein, with translation MYVQHLDVRSILLAKGNPFKRITETVSGLADDGIFELRTTFRPTPLYRYLNKKGFSHATIGLGKADFLSQFYRNTDDPQFVIEVTTTKGSVLPLTELLRIALEDHAHLSVVVLVERAMATDVLHELQAGSDALDTQFVWSDADVSAQSTTTGCAEATARTVRIEVASSRAG, from the coding sequence ATGTACGTGCAACACCTCGATGTTCGCTCCATCTTGCTCGCGAAAGGCAACCCGTTCAAGCGCATCACAGAGACGGTCAGCGGTCTTGCAGACGACGGAATTTTCGAACTTCGCACGACATTTCGCCCGACACCTCTGTACCGTTATCTGAACAAAAAGGGCTTCTCCCATGCGACGATTGGTCTCGGAAAAGCAGATTTTCTTTCGCAGTTCTACCGCAACACCGACGACCCTCAATTTGTCATCGAGGTCACGACAACTAAAGGTTCTGTCCTTCCCCTGACTGAACTTCTCCGGATTGCCTTGGAAGACCATGCACACCTGTCAGTTGTGGTCCTGGTTGAGCGCGCGATGGCAACAGATGTCTTGCACGAACTGCAGGCAGGGTCTGATGCGCTTGACACCCAGTTTGTCTGGTCAGACGCAGACGTATCAGCACAGAGCACAACGACCGGCTGCGCCGAAGCGACCGCACGAACGGTCCGTATCGAGGTAGCATCGAGCCGTGCAGGATGA
- a CDS encoding peptide deformylase, with protein MILEILTGDCDELRQQSRSISGIDGPVRQLASDILETMHACHMASLSAPQCGKPLRLFVTELFGESKVWINPEVMNLEGEQASVESCASFPDVTLELPRPQTIVIHTIQLDGSAVLRTVSGIEARLVAHELDHLEGILYQDHLESETLFEQMLGNADDSWTESEDEETETWPTSLPSEQDNESQQDNENEYEALQHILDLLADSAWKLTLAVELLRDYELDEEQAAQLCALDALEDAISESVTYWENELSDG; from the coding sequence GTGATACTGGAAATCCTGACGGGGGACTGCGATGAACTGCGTCAACAGAGCAGGTCTATCTCCGGGATTGATGGACCTGTACGGCAACTGGCTTCCGACATATTGGAGACGATGCATGCCTGCCACATGGCCAGCCTGTCCGCACCTCAGTGCGGTAAGCCTCTCCGGCTCTTTGTCACGGAGTTGTTCGGTGAGTCAAAGGTGTGGATCAATCCCGAAGTAATGAACCTGGAGGGAGAACAAGCAAGCGTCGAGTCGTGCGCCAGTTTTCCCGACGTGACGCTTGAATTGCCACGGCCGCAAACAATCGTCATACACACGATACAGTTGGATGGGTCGGCAGTTCTCCGTACCGTTTCCGGCATTGAGGCACGCCTCGTGGCCCACGAGCTCGACCACCTCGAGGGAATCCTATATCAAGACCACCTAGAATCCGAAACCTTGTTTGAGCAAATGCTCGGGAATGCTGATGACAGTTGGACCGAAAGCGAGGATGAAGAAACCGAAACTTGGCCAACGTCTTTGCCTTCTGAACAGGACAATGAATCTCAACAGGACAATGAAAATGAGTACGAGGCCCTGCAACACATCTTGGATTTGCTGGCGGACAGCGCATGGAAGTTAACGCTGGCTGTAGAGTTGTTGCGGGATTACGAACTCGATGAGGAACAAGCGGCACAACTCTGTGCGCTTGATGCATTGGAAGACGCCATCTCTGAGTCCGTCACCTATTGGGAAAACGAGCTCTCAGATGGGTAA
- a CDS encoding DUF1641 domain-containing protein: MADVTATIDSERAVRTEADAFELLLKPEYQDALRDIVEHLPKLATVMGLFGKFYDVSAEALSDPDLMGAVDEIVRAKAEPWMQTYSNFNAAVKEAKERAEADTTQIGVFGVLRMLKDPVVQKNLKLVSAFLSVWAERTSTKPVADK; encoded by the coding sequence ATGGCAGATGTAACTGCAACCATTGACAGCGAGCGGGCCGTTCGAACAGAGGCCGATGCTTTTGAGCTTTTACTAAAGCCTGAGTACCAAGACGCACTGCGAGATATCGTCGAGCATTTGCCGAAATTGGCGACCGTAATGGGGCTATTTGGGAAGTTCTACGACGTTTCCGCAGAAGCGTTGTCTGACCCGGACCTGATGGGTGCCGTCGACGAAATCGTGCGTGCCAAAGCAGAGCCGTGGATGCAGACGTACAGCAATTTCAACGCTGCGGTGAAAGAGGCCAAAGAGCGTGCAGAAGCGGATACGACGCAGATTGGTGTGTTTGGCGTGCTGCGGATGCTGAAGGATCCGGTGGTGCAGAAGAACCTGAAACTGGTGTCTGCATTTCTGTCTGTATGGGCCGAGCGCACAAGCACAAAACCCGTCGCTGACAAGTAA
- a CDS encoding fumarylacetoacetate hydrolase family protein — MRFCTFRDLKGGIRAGWLQDDVWVVDMHVVSEGQLPQTMMEFLSDSDANLKRAQQMTRTVADGVQRLRSRGLSPEAMGDSDIRAHQGIYPLSEVKLLAPIPRPSSVRDFYAFEAHVKTARNNRGLEMVPEWYDFPVFYFSNHQAVVGPEEQVEIPPGCQWFDYELEIACVIGREGRNIAPEEAQSYIFGYTIMNDWSARDLQREEMKVGLGPAKGKDFATSLGPWLVTVDEMESFEGPEDEDRHRTLHVGEGNTSGSFKRYNLSMSASVNGTVLSRGNYQDVYFPFEEMIARASRGVTLYPGDVIGSGTVGTGCILELGPAVHRWLEAGDIVELQIDGLGTLRNTVKG, encoded by the coding sequence ATGCGATTCTGCACATTTCGTGATCTAAAAGGCGGCATCAGGGCTGGTTGGCTTCAAGATGACGTCTGGGTCGTTGATATGCACGTAGTCAGTGAGGGGCAACTGCCCCAGACAATGATGGAGTTTTTGAGCGATTCCGATGCGAACTTGAAACGGGCGCAACAGATGACTCGAACCGTGGCAGACGGTGTGCAACGTTTGCGCTCACGCGGCTTGTCGCCTGAAGCAATGGGGGACAGCGATATCAGAGCACATCAGGGGATATATCCATTGTCTGAGGTGAAATTACTCGCGCCGATACCACGGCCAAGCAGTGTTCGGGATTTCTATGCCTTTGAGGCGCACGTCAAAACTGCCAGGAACAATCGCGGGTTAGAGATGGTGCCGGAGTGGTACGACTTTCCGGTTTTCTATTTCAGTAACCACCAAGCAGTCGTTGGTCCAGAAGAACAAGTGGAGATTCCGCCTGGTTGCCAGTGGTTTGATTACGAGCTTGAAATTGCGTGTGTGATTGGACGCGAGGGAAGGAATATTGCTCCCGAAGAAGCACAGTCATATATTTTCGGGTATACAATCATGAATGACTGGAGCGCCCGCGACTTGCAGCGCGAGGAGATGAAAGTCGGCCTCGGGCCGGCGAAGGGAAAGGATTTTGCCACGTCTCTTGGACCGTGGCTCGTCACAGTGGACGAAATGGAATCATTTGAGGGACCTGAGGATGAAGACCGCCATCGTACATTGCATGTTGGCGAAGGAAATACCTCAGGCTCCTTTAAGCGGTACAATCTTTCCATGAGCGCTTCCGTCAATGGGACAGTCCTTTCAAGAGGAAATTATCAGGATGTCTATTTTCCGTTCGAGGAAATGATTGCGCGCGCGTCGCGCGGTGTGACTCTGTATCCCGGGGATGTGATTGGCAGTGGCACCGTGGGGACAGGCTGCATTTTAGAGCTCGGACCAGCAGTCCATAGATGGCTGGAAGCAGGCGATATTGTCGAACTCCAGATTGACGGGCTTGGAACACTTCGGAACACAGTGAAGGGATGA
- a CDS encoding ABC transporter permease yields the protein MMWTGLLSEIRREWILFRRYPTELLSQLVVIIVAFYGLFLGASYMAGNNMAPGRLDAVIVGYLLWTLAMGAVGAMGWDIMNEAQNGTLEQVMLSPLGLTRILLLRSIVLFVYNIMFTIAVLFIIMSLTGRHLTVSVSAVIPLGLAMACAIGIGYLVASVTILFKRSSQFLGLLQFVLLFLVMTPFASLHGFLRMVSLLIPIAPMNALLRQMMIRHGGLNAPHDWLLWSIVNAVIWVALGMFVFVKASKRAKRKGILGHY from the coding sequence GTGATGTGGACCGGATTGCTTTCTGAAATCAGACGCGAGTGGATTCTCTTTCGACGCTATCCAACAGAACTTCTCAGTCAGCTTGTGGTGATTATCGTCGCCTTCTATGGCCTGTTTCTCGGAGCGTCGTATATGGCAGGCAACAACATGGCTCCGGGACGACTCGATGCTGTCATTGTCGGCTACTTACTTTGGACCTTGGCGATGGGGGCAGTGGGGGCGATGGGCTGGGATATCATGAACGAAGCCCAGAATGGGACACTCGAGCAGGTCATGCTCAGTCCTCTCGGCCTCACACGAATCCTGTTGCTCCGGAGTATCGTTCTATTTGTCTATAACATCATGTTTACCATTGCGGTTCTCTTCATTATTATGTCGTTGACGGGTCGGCACCTGACTGTATCGGTATCTGCCGTGATACCCCTTGGCCTGGCGATGGCGTGTGCCATCGGTATCGGTTATCTTGTGGCAAGTGTCACCATCTTGTTTAAACGCAGCAGCCAGTTCCTTGGTTTGCTGCAGTTTGTTCTGTTGTTCCTCGTGATGACCCCGTTTGCTTCGTTACACGGCTTTTTGCGGATGGTTTCGCTACTGATACCGATTGCACCGATGAATGCCCTCTTAAGACAGATGATGATCCGCCATGGTGGGTTGAATGCGCCGCACGACTGGCTGTTGTGGAGTATTGTTAACGCGGTGATATGGGTCGCGCTCGGGATGTTCGTGTTTGTCAAGGCGAGCAAGCGTGCCAAGCGAAAAGGTATTCTCGGACACTACTAA
- the pruA gene encoding L-glutamate gamma-semialdehyde dehydrogenase yields MKTITDYRNEPPVNFANEATKAAMQAELAKVKNQLGQSYPLVIGGKRIQTEQTSPSLNPANHSQVIGHVSQATRQHIDEAFAAAKTTFETWRYTDSEIRAGYLFKAAAEIRRRKLEFAAWQVYEVGKNWAEADGDVAEAIDFLELYGRQMLRMTNPEPLVPFPGEVNYEVYAPLGVGVIIPPWNFPLAILTGMTTSAIVAGNTVLLKPSPNSSVVGYKFMELMEQIGLPAGVINFVPGAPEEIGDYMTGHPETTFVSFTGSKGVGTHIAEHAAKMVDGQHGIKRVIAEMGGKDGIIVDNDADLDAAALAIVQSAFGFQGQKCSAGSRAIIHEDVYDEVVSKVVEAAKGLTVGSPESNAAVGPVVEKKQFDKILSYVEIGKGEAKLVLGGTADESTGYYIHPTIFIDAHPKSRIMQEEIFGPVLSICKVGSFEEAVDVFNDTEYGLTGSVFTVNRAHIAYAAQRIDCGNLYFNRKCTGSLVGVHPFGGFKMSGTDAKAGGKDYLRHFVVSKIISERM; encoded by the coding sequence ATGAAAACTATTACCGATTATCGAAATGAGCCGCCTGTCAATTTTGCAAATGAAGCTACCAAAGCGGCAATGCAGGCAGAGCTGGCCAAAGTGAAGAATCAGCTAGGGCAATCGTACCCCTTGGTGATTGGTGGAAAGCGCATTCAAACAGAACAAACGAGTCCTTCGCTGAACCCGGCGAACCACAGTCAGGTGATTGGTCACGTCAGTCAGGCGACGCGCCAACATATCGACGAAGCTTTCGCCGCGGCAAAAACAACCTTCGAAACCTGGCGGTACACAGACTCGGAAATCCGAGCAGGCTACCTGTTTAAGGCGGCTGCCGAGATTCGACGCAGGAAACTCGAGTTTGCAGCGTGGCAGGTATATGAAGTCGGAAAGAATTGGGCTGAGGCAGACGGTGATGTTGCAGAAGCCATCGATTTTCTTGAATTGTACGGTCGACAAATGCTTCGCATGACAAATCCGGAGCCGCTCGTTCCATTTCCTGGCGAAGTGAACTATGAAGTCTACGCTCCGCTCGGCGTTGGTGTCATCATTCCACCGTGGAACTTTCCGCTCGCCATTCTTACCGGTATGACGACGTCAGCGATTGTTGCAGGCAATACGGTGCTGCTCAAACCTTCACCAAACTCGTCTGTTGTCGGTTATAAATTTATGGAGTTGATGGAACAGATCGGACTTCCGGCAGGGGTTATTAATTTTGTTCCAGGGGCTCCCGAAGAGATTGGAGATTACATGACAGGGCATCCGGAGACGACGTTTGTGTCTTTCACCGGATCGAAAGGTGTTGGCACTCATATTGCCGAACACGCGGCAAAGATGGTGGACGGTCAGCACGGAATCAAGCGGGTGATTGCTGAGATGGGCGGTAAGGACGGCATTATCGTAGACAATGACGCCGATCTCGATGCGGCCGCATTAGCCATTGTTCAGTCCGCCTTTGGATTCCAGGGTCAGAAGTGTTCTGCAGGTTCGCGTGCCATCATTCACGAAGACGTTTACGACGAAGTGGTATCGAAGGTTGTAGAAGCGGCAAAAGGGCTGACAGTTGGCTCGCCAGAGAGCAACGCGGCAGTAGGGCCGGTTGTTGAGAAGAAGCAGTTCGACAAGATTTTGAGTTATGTCGAGATTGGCAAAGGCGAAGCCAAGCTTGTACTCGGCGGCACGGCCGATGAAAGCACGGGGTACTATATCCACCCCACCATCTTTATCGACGCCCATCCGAAGTCCCGTATCATGCAGGAGGAAATTTTTGGACCCGTTCTCTCCATCTGCAAGGTTGGTTCATTCGAGGAAGCGGTGGATGTCTTTAATGACACGGAATACGGTCTGACGGGTTCTGTTTTCACTGTCAACCGCGCGCACATCGCGTATGCGGCGCAGCGCATCGATTGCGGTAACTTGTACTTCAACCGTAAATGCACGGGATCGTTAGTCGGTGTTCATCCGTTTGGCGGCTTCAAAATGTCCGGCACGGACGCAAAGGCTGGTGGCAAGGACTATTTGCGCCACTTCGTCGTTTCCAAAATTATCTCAGAGCGGATGTAA
- the msrA gene encoding peptide-methionine (S)-S-oxide reductase MsrA, which yields MENAANQQELATFAGGCFWCMVKPFDQWPGVVSVTSGYTGGDKENPTYEEVCSGRTGHVEAVQIVFHPLVFPYAKLLDVFWHQIDPTDDGGQFCDRGPSYQTAIFYHTDEQGQIAEASKQALSESGQFSRPIVTPILPAKEFYPAEEYHQNFYVKSPQHYRMYRAGSGRDQFLRNIWRETP from the coding sequence TTGGAAAATGCAGCAAACCAACAAGAGCTCGCGACATTCGCGGGGGGATGTTTCTGGTGTATGGTGAAGCCCTTCGACCAGTGGCCAGGCGTTGTATCTGTGACGTCCGGGTACACAGGCGGAGACAAAGAGAACCCGACGTATGAGGAAGTCTGCTCGGGACGCACAGGGCACGTTGAGGCCGTGCAAATTGTGTTCCATCCGCTGGTCTTTCCCTATGCAAAGTTGCTTGACGTCTTCTGGCACCAGATAGATCCGACCGATGATGGTGGACAATTCTGTGACCGAGGGCCGTCTTATCAAACGGCCATCTTTTATCATACCGACGAGCAAGGACAAATTGCTGAAGCGTCAAAACAAGCGCTGTCCGAGAGTGGACAATTTTCTCGCCCCATCGTGACGCCGATTTTGCCGGCAAAAGAATTTTATCCAGCGGAAGAGTATCATCAAAACTTCTACGTGAAGAGCCCACAGCATTATCGGATGTACCGTGCGGGGTCGGGTCGAGACCAATTTCTTCGCAACATCTGGCGAGAGACCCCCTAG